The Archocentrus centrarchus isolate MPI-CPG fArcCen1 chromosome 1, fArcCen1, whole genome shotgun sequence genome includes the window GACCTGCTTCaaaatgcaactgaaaaaacaaggcaagaaataaaagaaacaattgACTCTAAAGAGAAAATGCTGGCAGATCTACAGTCTCAAGTCCAAAGCACTACAGATGAACCTCGCCGCTCTGAACACACCAGAATACCAACAGAAAAAATGCTTGCTTATCAAACAGAAGAagtaagtaaaaaacaaaaaagactcaTCACCTTATATGAACAGTGGAAAATACAAGTACGTGAAGCAagagaaaaactaaaatcagacACAACTGAAGAACACCTGTCATCACTTGCAGACATTTTAGAAAAGGGAAAGGATGACATAATGAAACTCTACACTGACATAAGAGGTCATGTAGCTCCAACAGTCAATTTGAGACAAAAAATTGATGCATGCGAAGCTGTAACTAGTGACATCATCAAAATCATATATAAGAGACTAACTGGTGTTGATGGAGATTTTGATGCTGAATATGAAAGATGTCGTTTACGCGAGCTGCTAGATCGTGACTATGCGCTCTCCATTTATGGTTCCACTGCAGCACAATCCAGTAACACACATCACTCCTCAGCTTCATATATCGCATCAAAACGGGCTGATGCAGCAGCAGAACTGGCAGCAAAAGAAGCTGAATACAACATCGCGCCAgaggaaagaaagcaaagagaaaagatAAAGGCTTTAGAAGAGCAACACAAGAGAGAACTTGAAATCCAAAAATCCGAATTGGAGCGTCTGCAAGCTGAAAGGGAAGTGGAAGCAGCTCGAGCGAGATTGGAAGCTTATGACAGAGAAATACTGCAAATTAGTGATGTCCAGTCAGTCAAAGGTGAGCAGAGGAGCCCAGATTCTGTCCCTCAGCCTTCTGCATCACACTCACCTAACATATCCACGTCATCTGCATCTCCTGCAGTTGCTCAACTAGCACAAGCCGTCCAGGACAGTATAACACTGAGCAGACTTCCCATGCCAGAACCAACAGTATTCAGTGGCGAGCCAATCCATTTTATTGAATGGAAAACCTCCTTTATGTCACTGATAGACCAAAAGGGTATTTCTACTGCTGATAAACTTTATTACTTGAAAAAATATGTCACTGGCCCCGCTCGCAAGTGCCTGGAAGGCACCTTCTTTAGAAATGATGAAGAAGCTTACCAAGATGCCTGGAAAAAACTTAATCAACGATATGGTCAGGCATTTGTTATTCAAAGAGCATTTAGAGAGAAGCTATCCAACTGGCCAAAGTTACAATCCAAAGATCCTGAGGGATTAAGGAACTTTGCCGACTTTGTAAATGCCTGCCTGCTAGCCATGCCTCATGTAAAAGGTTTGGAAATACTGAACGACTGTGaggaaaatcaaaaactgaCACAAAAACTTCCTGACTGGGCAGCTGCCAGATGGAACCGCCATGTTACAAAGGCCTTAATGGAAGGCAAAGAGTTTCCCAGTCTCAGTGACTTTGCTGCATTTCTGTTGCTGGAAGCAGAAATTGCCTGCAACCCAGTCACGTCCATCTCTGCTCTCCATTCATCCGAGTCACGCAGTGATAGAGGGAACCTGAAggacacaaaaagaaacaaggcAAGTGTCTTTAACACCAAAACACATGAACACTGCGACGAGACACTAACCAGATCCAACTGGGGCTCACCATGCACACTGTGCCAAAACTCACATCCACTCCACAAGTGTCCACACTTTATGAAACGGTCACTAGCAGAGAAAAGGACATATGTGAAGGACAATAAGCTGTGTTATGGCTGTTTGAAGCAAGGCCACAGTGCAAGGGACTGTCGATGCCGCCTCACATGTGACACTTGTTTGAAAAGGCACCCTACCTGCCTTCATGATGACGGTTACATCAAAGACACAAAGGGAGAAAGGCACGTGAGTGTAGAAAATGCATCACAAAGCAATATATCAGAGATAACCACTGCTGTGTCACTCAATGTTGCTAGAGATGGACAGACTGCCAGTACTTCAATGATTGTGCCAGTGTGGGTGTCATCTAATGCAAACCCATATAACGAAAAACTTGTCTATGCCTTATTAGACACTCAAAGCGACACTGCTTTCATTGATCAAGAACTGTGTCATGAGCTTCAAGTGGGTGCATGTccagtgaaactgaaactaACCACTATGATGGGAGAAAACGTAATTATAAACAGTGAAAGGGTGGCTGGCATCCGTGTGAGAGGCTACAGCTCTGCAACGCACATTCAACTGCCTCCTGCATACACAAAGGATCATATACCTGCCAATCGTGAACACATACCAACCCAGGAAACGGTAAAACGCTGGAGTCACCTATCACCAATCATAGACAAAATCCCACCACTCCTCAGTTGTGAAGTAGGACTCCTGATAGGCTACAACTGCCCCAGAGCACTGGCACCCAGACAAGTGATACTCGGCAAAGAAAATGAGCCCTATGCTGTTCAAACAGATTTGGGGTGGAGCATAGTTGGTGGTCTAGCTCCGCACTTTGAGACAGACATGATGAACAGCCTCTGCCATCGTGTTGCCATAAAGGAGATCCCTCCTATGACTCCCTTGGATGCAATATGTGCATTAGAAAGTGATTTCagggaagtcaatggaaatgaTAAAACAGTGTCTCAAGCAGAACTCATTTTCCTTGACAAACTCAGAGACGCCATAAGAAAAAATGAGACGGGGCATTATGAAATGCCATTACCCTTTAAGGAAAGACCATACATGCCTGACAACAGACAACTCGCAGAGATCCGACTCAACCACCTCAAAAGGAAATTCTCCCGAGATGAAAAATACAAGATTGATTACGTCAAGTACATGAATGACATCATCAAGAGAGGTGAGGCAGAAGAAGTGCAGGATGATGGACTTTCTGGTGAAAAGTGGTACATACCACACCATGGTATTTATCACCcaaagaaacctgaaaacttGCGTGTCGTGTTTGACTGCTCAGCTAAGTATAAAGGAACCAGTCTTAATGAGCACCTTCTGTCCGGACCAGACATGCTAAATAATCTAACTGGTGTCCTTTTACGCTTCAGACAGTATCAAACAGCATTAACGTGTGACATAGAGAAAATGTACCATCAATTTCAGGTCCAAAATAGTGATCGCAACTACCTCCGCTTTTTGTGGTGGAAAAATGGAGACCTAAGCGCACAGCCACAAGAATACAGGATGACAGTACATCTCTTTGGTGCTGCATCCTCCCCAGGATGTGCAAACTATGGGCTAAAACACCTAGCCAAAGAGAACAGCCTTGTGTATCCACTAGGTTCTCAGTTCATAGCCAGAGACTTTTATGTAGATGATGGAGTCACGAGTGTGCAGACAGTGGACGAGGGCATGCAGCTGGCACAGGAGGCACGTGAACTGTGTGCTAAAGGTGGACTCAGGCTTCACAAGTTTGCGTCAAACGACAGTTCTGTCTTAAACAGCTTACCAGCATCGGAACGAGCAACAAATGTAAGAACAAAGGATCTTGCCTTtagtgaaacacaaacagagagagcATTAGGTATTCACTGGTGCATAAAAAAGGACTGCTTCACATTCAGCATTGCACAGAAGGACCAACCTGCTACACGGCGTGGGATATTATCCACTGTAGCATCCATATATGACCCACTAGGATTTATCGCCCCCTATCTTCTCAGtggaaaaataattttgcaAGAGATGTGCCGTCAAGGCACAGGATGGGATGACCCACTACCCCAACATTTGAAACCACAGTGGGAGCAATGGAGGATGGACCTTGTCAATCTGGAGAAAGTAAGGATAGCCAGATGTTACATGCCTGAAAACTTTGGGCAGGTGGTGAAAAGGgaactgcatcatttttcagatgCAAGCACCACTGGGTATGGGCAGTGCTCCTACCTGAGATTTTTGAATGAGAAGGGAGATGCTCATTGTGCCTTCATCATGGGAAAATCTCGTGTGTCTCCTTCAAAGATCACCACCATCCCAAGGCTGGaattgacagcagcagctgtctcaGTCACAGTGAGTAACCTGTTCAGAGAAGAGCTGACTTATGACAATGTGGAAGAGTTCTTCTGGACAGACTCTAAAGTTGTTTTAGGATACATAAACAACGAAGCAAGGCGTTTTCACACCTTTGTTGCAAACAGGGTGCAAAAGATACGCAATAGCACAAGTCCGCAGCACTGGTTTTATGTCCCCACCAGTGAAAACCCTGCAGACAATGCATCCAGGGGAACAACAATAAAGGAACTGCTATCATCCAGATGGCTCATGGGTCCCAAGTTCCTGTGGCAAAGGGTAATATGCCCTCCAGCAAAGGAAAGCATGGAACTCCCAATCGGAGACCCAGAAGTTAAGAAAGCTCAAACGTTGCAAACAAAGGGTATGGAGTGTTGGAGTCTTGCTAATCGCCTGGTAAGATTTTCATCCTGGTCTCATGCTGTTAGCGCGGTGGCACGTCTCAGACGACGACTCCTACAGGACAAATCAGATGCACACTCCACTGTAAGTGAGCGACAAGATGCAGAACTTGTGATCATTAGAGACCTACAAAGACAAGCATACCAGGAAGAAATGATGACACTAAGCAAAGGAAATCCTTTACCAAGAAGCAATAAGCTATACCATCTCGATGTCCTTTTGGACAGAGATGACGTGCTCAAGGTGGGAGGAAGACTGCGGTGGTCAGCCCTTCCTAGTTCATTTAAGCATCCAACAATCATCCCCAGAGAGCATCACGTCACAAAGCTGATAATAGCTCACCATCATGAAAGGATCAAACACCAGGGCAGAGGCTTTACTATCAATGAAATTCGGGCCAATGGCTATTGGATCCCAAAAATGAGTCAAGCTGTTTCACTCTACATTCGCCAGTGTGTGATCTGTCGGAAACTGAGGAGACCTGTGGAAGGACAGAGAATGAGTGATCTTCCTAGAGAACGGGTAGAGCCCTCGCCACCCTTCAGCTATTGTGGCATGGATTGTTTTGGCCCATTCACGACTAAACAGGGACGTAAGGAACAAAAAAGATACGGAGTGCTCTTTACATGTTTCAGCTCTCGTGCCATCCACATTGAGATGCTAGACGATATGTCAACTGATGCTCTCATCAACGGTCTGCGTTGCTTTATTGCACTGCGAGGCTCAGTCAGACAAATTAAGTGTGACCAGGGAACCAATTTTGTAGGTgccaaaaatgaactgaatgcaGCTCTACAGGAAGTCGACACTAAGAGAGTGGTAACCTTCCTTGCAGAATACCAATGTGATTTTGCCTTTAATGCACCTCATGCTAGTCATGCTGGTGGAGTATGGGAGCGACAGATAAGGACTGTAAAAAGTGTTCTCAACTCCACGCTTTCACTCACTCCTGGTAGGCTCAATGATGCTTCTCTAAGGACTCTATTGTATGAAGCTATGACAATCGTAAACAGTCGTCCTCTTACAACAGACAATCTGAATGATCCAAATAGCTTGGAACCACTAACCCCTAACCATCTCATCACCATGAAAGCGAATGTTGCATTACCTCCTCCTGGCAAATTTGTCAGAGAGGACTTGTATGGAAGAAAACGATGGCGCCAAGTGCAGTACTTGGCAGAACAGTTTTGGAGCCGTTGGAGAAAAGAGTATCTCCACAACATCATGATCAGACAGCGATGGCATGCACCCAAGAGAAACCTTCAAGTGGGTGACATAGTGATGGACACTAAGGAAATGCAGTCAAGATCTTCATGGAGACTTGGAAGAGTGTCAGAGACTGTATCAGATAGGGATGGACTCGTAAGGAAAGTCAAAATGGTAGTAGGTGATAGATATCTAAACAAAAGAGGTAAGCGCATAAACAAAATGTCTGTTGTGGAACGTCCTGTTCACAAGCTGGTTCTCATACTGGAAAGTTCCTAAGTCAAAGAATGTCTACAGTGTATGTAGTGTTATGAAAATGGTTGTTCTCATGAGGAAATCATTTGTGTTTGAGAAGTTGTGTACAAACACTAAATAatttggtgggagtgtaaaTGACCCCAGTGCATAATGTCTTAAACGTTATAAGGTTTGCAATATGTATTTGTTATTCTAGCTGTTCAGTCGTTTCCTGTAAAGacggatgttttattttgaaaaggaaaGAACTCTTCACATGTGATGTCGAAAGGTAATGAAAGGCGTAG containing:
- the LOC115781534 gene encoding uncharacterized protein LOC115781534, with the translated sequence MMTLSKGNPLPRSNKLYHLDVLLDRDDVLKVGGRLRWSALPSSFKHPTIIPREHHVTKLIIAHHHERIKHQGRGFTINEIRANGYWIPKMSQAVSLYIRQCVICRKLRRPVEGQRMSDLPRERVEPSPPFSYCGMDCFGPFTTKQGRKEQKRYGVLFTCFSSRAIHIEMLDDMSTDALINGLRCFIALRGSVRQIKCDQGTNFVGAKNELNAALQEVDTKRVVTFLAEYQCDFAFNAPHASHAGGVWERQIRTVKSVLNSTLSLTPGRLNDASLRTLLYEAMTIVNSRPLTTDNLNDPNSLEPLTPNHLITMKANVALPPPGKFVREDLYGRKRWRQVQYLAEQFWSRWRKEYLHNIMIRQRWHAPKRNLQVGDIVMDTKEMQSRSSWRLGRVSETVSDRDGLVRKVKMVVGDRYLNKRGKRINKMSVVERPVHKLVLILESS